One region of Polaribacter pectinis genomic DNA includes:
- the purD gene encoding phosphoribosylamine--glycine ligase: MNILILGSGGREHAFTLKLSESSKVNQLFVAPGNAGTSKIATNILIDPTDFKAVKQTVLEKDIKMVVVGPEAPLVNGVHDFFLVDNELKNIPVIGPKKDGALLEGSKDFSKQFMQKHGVPTAKYKSFTKANLEEGFAFLETLEPPFVLKADGLAAGKGVLILNSLQEAKEELEEMVSNQKFGEASSTVVIEEFLKGIELSVFVLTDGKNYKILPSAKDYKRIGEGDTGLNTGGMGAISPVPFADEAFLNKVEELVVKPTISGLQKDGIDYRGFIFIGLMNDNGNPSVVEYNVRMGDPETEVVLPRIDSDLFELFDGVANQNLDTKSFSVTPKTATTVMLVSGGYPESYEKNKEITGLENVTESTVFHAGTTTKDGKVVSAGGRVMAVTSFGDTIEEALKKSYASIDKISFDKMNYRKDIGFDLV, translated from the coding sequence ATGAATATTCTTATTTTAGGTTCTGGAGGAAGAGAACACGCATTTACATTAAAGTTATCAGAAAGCAGTAAAGTTAACCAGCTTTTTGTTGCGCCAGGTAATGCAGGAACTAGCAAAATAGCAACAAACATACTTATAGACCCAACAGATTTTAAAGCGGTAAAACAAACAGTTTTAGAAAAAGACATAAAAATGGTAGTTGTTGGGCCAGAAGCACCTTTAGTAAATGGAGTTCATGATTTCTTTTTAGTGGATAACGAGTTGAAAAACATTCCAGTTATTGGACCCAAAAAAGACGGTGCTTTATTAGAAGGAAGTAAAGACTTTTCGAAACAATTTATGCAAAAACATGGTGTTCCAACTGCAAAATATAAATCGTTTACAAAAGCTAATTTAGAAGAAGGATTTGCTTTTTTAGAAACCCTAGAACCACCTTTTGTATTAAAAGCAGATGGTTTAGCAGCAGGAAAAGGAGTTTTAATTTTAAATTCTTTACAAGAAGCTAAAGAAGAGTTAGAAGAAATGGTTTCTAATCAAAAATTCGGAGAAGCATCATCAACTGTTGTAATAGAAGAGTTTTTAAAAGGAATAGAATTATCTGTTTTTGTTTTAACAGATGGTAAAAACTACAAAATTTTACCTTCAGCAAAAGATTACAAAAGAATTGGTGAAGGAGATACAGGTTTAAATACTGGTGGAATGGGCGCAATTTCTCCTGTTCCGTTTGCAGATGAAGCTTTTTTAAATAAAGTTGAAGAACTAGTTGTAAAACCAACAATTTCTGGCTTACAAAAAGACGGAATAGATTACAGAGGTTTTATTTTTATTGGATTAATGAATGATAATGGAAACCCTTCTGTAGTTGAATATAATGTAAGAATGGGAGATCCAGAAACAGAAGTTGTTTTACCGAGAATAGATTCAGATTTATTTGAATTGTTTGATGGTGTTGCAAATCAAAATTTAGATACAAAATCATTTTCTGTAACGCCTAAAACAGCAACAACTGTAATGTTGGTTTCTGGCGGATATCCAGAAAGTTACGAGAAAAATAAAGAAATTACTGGTTTAGAAAATGTTACAGAATCTACAGTTTTTCATGCAGGAACAACCACAAAAGATGGTAAAGTAGTTTCTGCTGGTGGTAGAGTAATGGCGGTTACTTCTTTTGGAGATACTATTGAAGAGGCTTTAAAAAAATCGTATGCTTCAATAGATAAAATTTCTTTCGATAAAATGAATTATAGAAAAGATATTGGGTTTGATTTAGTCTAA
- a CDS encoding sensor histidine kinase, which yields MKFKKTYSYALWSAVYLTLLSVAISTISYFFIVKHLGISTVIISIIVLFLISFFIIQYRAEHFIYRRLKKIYEEVSILDINDLRRDSVTTDIEKLSKRMEKYVEGKRLEIKNLTERDSFRRDFLGNVAHELKTPLFTVQGYILTLIEGAANDKEIRTKYLERANKGVERLVAVTKDLDMIAKLETDGLKINIEVFNILELIQNVFDLFEMKAKKRNIILKFDKIYEFPVFVNGDIEKIEQVLINLIVNSIKYGKPNGTTIVGVDNYNKNKFIIKVIDNGEGVQQKHIPRLFERFYRVDQSRSREQGGSGLGLSIVKHIVEAHDESILIKSVYGKGSEFSFTMEKAK from the coding sequence ATGAAATTTAAAAAAACATATTCTTACGCACTTTGGTCTGCAGTATATTTAACACTGCTTTCTGTTGCCATTTCTACAATTTCTTATTTTTTTATAGTAAAACATTTAGGAATTAGTACAGTTATTATTTCTATAATTGTGCTTTTTTTGATTTCTTTTTTTATTATTCAATATAGAGCAGAACACTTTATTTATAGAAGGTTAAAAAAAATATACGAAGAAGTTTCTATTTTAGATATAAACGACTTAAGACGAGATTCTGTTACAACAGACATAGAGAAACTCTCTAAAAGAATGGAAAAATATGTTGAGGGAAAACGTCTAGAAATTAAAAACCTAACAGAAAGAGATTCCTTTAGAAGAGATTTTTTAGGTAATGTTGCCCACGAGCTTAAAACGCCACTTTTTACAGTACAAGGCTATATTTTAACACTAATAGAAGGTGCTGCTAATGATAAAGAAATTCGTACAAAATATTTAGAAAGAGCCAATAAAGGAGTAGAAAGATTGGTTGCTGTTACCAAAGATTTAGACATGATTGCTAAATTAGAAACAGATGGTTTAAAAATAAATATTGAGGTTTTTAACATCCTAGAACTCATACAAAATGTTTTTGATTTGTTTGAAATGAAAGCAAAAAAGAGAAACATTATTTTAAAATTTGATAAAATATATGAATTTCCTGTTTTTGTAAATGGCGATATCGAAAAAATTGAACAAGTATTAATTAATTTAATTGTAAATTCTATTAAATACGGTAAACCTAATGGAACAACTATTGTTGGTGTAGATAATTACAACAAAAATAAATTTATAATTAAGGTTATTGACAATGGTGAAGGTGTTCAGCAAAAACATATACCACGTTTATTTGAGCGTTTTTACAGAGTAGACCAAAGTAGATCTCGAGAGCAAGGTGGTTCTGGACTTGGACTTTCTATAGTAAAACACATTGTAGAAGCACATGATGAATCTATTCTAATAAAAAGTGTTTACGGAAAAGGATCAGAGTTTTCTTTTACTATGGAAAAGGCTAAATAA
- a CDS encoding 3'-5' exonuclease, producing the protein MNLTVKLNDILFLDIETVPQEENWSSLSKETQELFSKKTQYQRKEEFTAEDFYERAGIWAEFGKIICISVGYFVDVEHNKQLRLTSFYGDDEHQLLINFKVLLDKHFAKKNNVLCAHNGKEFDFPYIARRMIVNKIELPKKLNLFGKKPWEVPHLDTLEMWKFGDYKHYTSLKLLTSILGIPSPKDDIDGSEVASVYYKEKNLQRIVAYCEKDTIAVAQILLRFNNENLIEEKDILSIN; encoded by the coding sequence ATGAACCTTACTGTAAAATTAAATGATATCTTATTTTTAGATATTGAAACTGTTCCTCAAGAAGAAAATTGGAGTTCTCTCTCTAAAGAAACACAAGAACTTTTTAGTAAAAAAACACAATACCAAAGAAAAGAAGAATTTACTGCCGAAGATTTTTATGAACGTGCAGGTATTTGGGCAGAATTTGGTAAAATTATCTGTATTTCTGTAGGTTATTTTGTTGATGTAGAGCACAATAAACAATTGCGTTTAACTTCTTTTTATGGCGATGACGAGCATCAACTATTAATTAATTTTAAAGTTTTATTAGACAAGCATTTTGCAAAGAAAAACAATGTTTTATGCGCGCATAATGGAAAAGAATTTGACTTTCCTTACATTGCAAGAAGAATGATTGTAAACAAAATTGAGCTCCCTAAAAAACTAAATTTATTCGGTAAAAAACCATGGGAAGTTCCACATCTAGACACTTTAGAAATGTGGAAATTTGGCGATTACAAACATTATACTTCATTAAAATTATTAACTTCAATTTTAGGAATTCCTTCTCCAAAAGACGATATTGATGGTAGTGAGGTTGCTAGTGTTTATTACAAAGAAAAAAATCTACAAAGAATCGTTGCATATTGTGAAAAAGATACGATTGCAGTTGCACAAATTTTACTTCGTTTTAACAATGAAAACTTAATAGAAGAAAAAGATATTTTAAGTATAAATTAA
- a CDS encoding T9SS type A sorting domain-containing protein encodes MKKNYFFTLLLTLCFSAITFGQGLEPFTNSNATSAYADDSFVGEGGITWTYVASRDDDGTAGVTAPALMLRRVSDDSKITSSTISGGIGDFSVKLYKGFTGGGNRQVELFVNGVSRGTSVPFDDFDEHVFTVSGINVTGNVVIEIKNTTSKQVIIDDISWTAPSSDPTIAITNPSDNQVFPGSTTEVPIILSVSNFILSGDNGSELSDNTGDGYIKGTLQASGEAPGTKNIFTTTPEPATVEAGKSYTITAELVDNSGASLSPKVEAIISFSVDFPCDIVLDNYVSTCVTETAGVDTYDISIPFTGGNTSTYTLTADSGTIGGDDPSTNASGTITITGVTEGTDVVFTLKGDVANSNCDLTRNISSPTCIAFPVIEDFDYDDGAILGAQPAWTTLNSGDDMLVATGNLDYTGLKASTGRLLEFDESGSETYTSFKDVSSGTVYASFLLKVTAFQTNASPDLTDGGYIASLAGSTSGYDARFWVRPNPGTGTGETTFDIGYGTESSNPTFTSGTYELNEVIFVVMAYDMDNAMVSTWINPAAASFEGTIPAATLSSTDSNPPSAINLFVLRQDSDQETPFVQIDALRISNSWAEVTPKDVVASVDRNAIDGFATYPNPITDKRFTISSNSTNVKQVAIFNVLGKKVFTSTFSGNTKNVDIAGINSGIYILKVTENGKTATKKLVIK; translated from the coding sequence ATGAAAAAAAATTACTTTTTTACTTTATTACTAACCCTTTGTTTTAGTGCTATAACTTTTGGACAAGGTTTAGAGCCTTTTACAAATTCGAACGCAACTTCTGCTTATGCAGATGATAGTTTTGTTGGAGAGGGAGGAATTACTTGGACATATGTGGCTTCTAGAGATGATGATGGTACAGCAGGAGTTACTGCACCTGCTTTAATGTTAAGAAGAGTTTCTGACGATAGTAAAATTACTTCTAGTACAATATCTGGTGGAATTGGAGACTTTTCTGTTAAATTATATAAAGGTTTTACAGGTGGTGGAAACAGACAAGTAGAACTTTTTGTTAATGGAGTTTCTAGAGGAACATCAGTGCCTTTTGATGATTTTGATGAACATGTATTTACTGTTTCTGGAATTAACGTTACAGGAAACGTTGTTATTGAAATAAAAAATACAACGTCTAAACAAGTTATTATAGATGATATTTCTTGGACAGCTCCAAGTTCTGATCCAACAATTGCAATCACTAATCCTTCAGACAATCAAGTGTTTCCTGGATCAACAACAGAAGTTCCAATTATTTTATCTGTTTCAAACTTTATTCTTTCTGGAGATAATGGTTCAGAATTGAGTGATAACACTGGAGATGGTTATATTAAAGGAACACTTCAAGCTTCAGGAGAAGCTCCAGGTACCAAAAATATATTTACTACAACTCCAGAACCTGCAACTGTAGAAGCTGGTAAATCTTACACTATAACAGCAGAATTAGTAGATAACAGTGGAGCTTCATTGTCTCCTAAAGTAGAAGCTATAATTTCTTTTTCTGTAGACTTTCCTTGTGATATTGTTTTAGATAATTATGTAAGCACATGTGTAACTGAGACTGCCGGTGTAGATACTTATGATATTTCAATTCCATTTACTGGTGGAAATACTTCAACTTATACGTTAACAGCAGATTCTGGTACTATTGGGGGAGATGATCCGTCTACAAATGCTTCTGGAACTATAACTATTACTGGTGTTACAGAAGGTACAGATGTTGTTTTTACACTTAAAGGAGATGTTGCTAATAGTAATTGTGATTTAACAAGAAATATTTCTAGTCCTACTTGTATTGCGTTTCCAGTAATTGAAGATTTTGATTATGATGATGGAGCAATTTTAGGAGCTCAACCAGCTTGGACAACTTTAAATTCTGGTGATGATATGTTAGTTGCAACTGGTAATTTAGATTATACCGGTTTAAAGGCTTCTACAGGTCGTTTACTTGAGTTTGATGAATCAGGTTCAGAAACATACACTTCTTTTAAAGATGTAAGTTCAGGTACAGTTTATGCTTCTTTTTTATTAAAAGTTACAGCTTTTCAAACAAACGCTTCTCCAGATCTAACTGATGGTGGTTACATTGCTTCATTAGCAGGGAGTACAAGTGGTTATGATGCAAGATTTTGGGTGAGACCAAATCCAGGAACAGGAACTGGTGAAACGACTTTTGATATTGGTTATGGTACAGAAAGTTCAAATCCAACTTTTACTTCTGGAACTTACGAGTTAAATGAGGTTATTTTTGTTGTAATGGCTTATGACATGGATAATGCAATGGTTAGTACATGGATTAACCCAGCTGCTGCTTCTTTCGAAGGTACAATTCCAGCTGCGACACTTTCATCAACAGATTCTAACCCACCATCTGCAATTAATCTTTTTGTTTTAAGACAAGATTCTGATCAAGAAACACCGTTTGTTCAAATTGATGCTTTAAGAATTTCTAACTCTTGGGCAGAAGTTACGCCAAAAGATGTTGTTGCCTCTGTAGACAGAAATGCTATTGATGGTTTTGCAACATACCCAAACCCAATTACAGATAAAAGATTTACAATTTCTAGTAATAGCACAAACGTAAAACAAGTAGCTATTTTTAATGTTTTAGGTAAAAAAGTGTTTACTTCTACTTTTTCTGGAAACACTAAAAATGTTGATATTGCTGGTATTAATTCAGGAATTTATATTTTAAAAGTTACTGAAAATGGTAAAACAGCAACAAAAAAATTAGTAATTAAATAG
- a CDS encoding glycosyl transferase family 2 — MKEKLVITCSIVLFKEDLSDLHKTIDSFLQIPFAKKLFLIDNTPTKFFEYVFVDKDIEYVAVEENIGFGSAHNRIINTVNTLSKFHLILNPDVSFKTGVINSLIQELESHSNVAMIAPKVLFPDKSHQYSCRRYPSAAELLARRFSFLKPIFKGVIFKGTYRDKNLNEPFFADYITGCFHLYKTEDFVSLNGFDERYFLYMEDVDICKKIDVLGKKKLYYPKVEIIHVLKQGSSKSVKLFFKHTSSAVKYFLKWGFSTKKKS, encoded by the coding sequence ATGAAAGAAAAATTAGTAATAACATGTTCAATAGTTCTTTTTAAGGAAGACTTATCAGATTTGCACAAAACAATCGATTCTTTTTTGCAAATACCTTTTGCCAAAAAACTTTTTTTAATAGACAATACACCCACTAAATTTTTTGAGTACGTATTTGTAGATAAAGATATAGAATATGTAGCTGTAGAAGAAAATATTGGCTTTGGATCTGCACATAACAGAATTATTAATACAGTTAATACACTTTCTAAATTCCATCTTATATTAAACCCAGATGTTTCTTTTAAAACAGGTGTTATTAATAGTTTAATTCAAGAACTAGAAAGCCATAGTAATGTAGCTATGATTGCTCCAAAAGTGCTGTTTCCAGACAAATCACACCAATATTCTTGTAGAAGATATCCATCTGCTGCAGAATTATTGGCAAGAAGATTTTCCTTCTTAAAACCAATATTTAAAGGAGTAATTTTTAAAGGAACTTATAGAGATAAAAATCTAAATGAACCTTTTTTTGCAGATTATATAACTGGTTGTTTTCACTTGTACAAAACCGAAGATTTTGTAAGCTTAAATGGTTTTGACGAAAGATACTTTCTATACATGGAAGATGTAGATATTTGTAAAAAAATAGATGTTTTAGGAAAGAAAAAACTGTACTACCCAAAAGTAGAAATAATACACGTACTAAAGCAAGGTTCTTCTAAAAGTGTGAAATTGTTTTTTAAACATACATCATCTGCAGTAAAATACTTTTTAAAGTGGGGTTTTAGTACTAAAAAGAAGTCGTAG
- a CDS encoding glycosyltransferase yields MKNKIIVAPLNWGLGHATRCVPIIKSLLENNFTPVIASDGNSLQFLQEEFPHLETVKLPSYDISYSKNLKLKLILNFPRILKSIQQEQKIINRFIDKNTDVAGLISDNRFGVRSNIVPSVYITHQTTVLSGITSFFSSKIHQNIINKFDECWIPDNENSEFSGKLSTSKSVSNQKFIGVLSRFKKKELEKKVDVLIILSGPEPNRTFLEKKLVSEFKNDKRSIVFVLGNVEGNQKKWTNNKCVFYNYLLSEELHNLINSSKILVCRSGYSSIMDLAVLEKKVFFIPTENQPEQEYLANYLQEKIVAPFCKIDEFRKERLLELENYKGLKTKETTLNASLFSLFHSKRKL; encoded by the coding sequence ATGAAAAACAAAATAATTGTTGCACCACTAAACTGGGGTTTAGGTCATGCCACTAGATGTGTGCCAATTATAAAGTCTTTATTAGAAAATAATTTTACACCAGTAATTGCTTCCGATGGAAATTCGTTACAATTTTTGCAAGAGGAATTTCCTCATTTAGAAACTGTAAAATTGCCTTCTTATGATATTTCATATTCAAAAAATTTAAAATTGAAATTGATTTTAAATTTCCCTAGAATTTTAAAATCAATTCAACAAGAACAAAAAATTATCAATCGTTTTATTGATAAAAATACGGATGTAGCTGGTCTTATTTCCGATAATCGTTTTGGAGTTAGAAGTAACATAGTTCCATCAGTTTATATCACACATCAAACTACGGTTTTATCAGGAATCACTTCTTTTTTTAGCAGTAAAATACATCAAAATATAATTAATAAGTTTGATGAATGTTGGATTCCTGATAATGAAAACTCTGAATTTTCAGGAAAATTATCAACATCTAAAAGTGTTTCAAATCAGAAGTTTATTGGAGTTTTAAGTCGTTTTAAAAAGAAAGAATTAGAGAAGAAGGTAGATGTCTTAATAATTCTTTCTGGCCCAGAACCAAACAGAACTTTTTTAGAGAAAAAACTAGTTTCAGAGTTTAAAAATGATAAAAGAAGCATTGTTTTTGTTTTAGGAAATGTTGAGGGAAATCAAAAAAAATGGACAAATAATAAGTGTGTTTTTTATAATTATTTGCTTTCGGAAGAACTTCATAATTTAATTAATTCTAGCAAAATTTTAGTTTGTAGATCTGGTTATTCTTCCATTATGGATTTGGCTGTTTTAGAGAAAAAGGTGTTTTTTATTCCTACAGAAAATCAACCAGAACAAGAATATTTAGCCAATTACTTACAAGAAAAAATTGTTGCTCCTTTTTGTAAAATTGATGAATTTAGAAAAGAAAGGTTATTAGAATTAGAAAATTATAAAGGTTTAAAAACGAAAGAAACTACTTTAAATGCTAGTTTATTTAGCCTTTTCCATAGTAAAAGAAAACTCTGA
- a CDS encoding undecaprenyl-phosphate glucose phosphotransferase gives MNRKRSFLIRPLIILIDLLTINAIVYFISDKEYLNLTFLSYTTLFWLFISYYTKFYNVYRYTHITRLITLLFSQFFVFALAYLSYFSIFKEGEVVENQFIIFVLILTTITFFKFSTFFLLKKYRSDGKNYRNIVLFGESNVAKYVEKLFHEKNDLGYRFFGFFSDKTYKSKTYLGSINTAFNYILENKIDEVYCESSIISQPQLVEIRKFVTKHNLELRIIPENKAIYSKDFILEYFGTIPILKPKPLPFEQIETHIFKRIFDIVFSSLICIFLLSWLLPLVWIIIRIDSKGPLFFKQKRDGLNGEQFYCYKLRSMKVNSDADKISASKNDKRVTKVGRFLRKTSLDELPQFFNVLKGDMSTVGPRPHINIQTKKYINEVENYLVRNSVKPGITGLAQISGYRGEVIKKSDIENRVRLDIFYIENWSFFLDIKIIVQTVFNVFVKEEKAY, from the coding sequence TTGAATAGGAAAAGATCTTTTTTAATAAGACCATTAATAATTCTTATAGATTTATTAACTATTAATGCTATTGTTTATTTTATTTCTGATAAAGAGTACTTAAACCTTACTTTCTTAAGTTATACAACTTTATTTTGGTTGTTTATTTCCTATTATACAAAGTTTTACAACGTATATAGATATACACATATTACTAGGTTAATTACACTTTTATTTTCTCAATTCTTTGTTTTTGCATTAGCGTACTTAAGTTACTTTAGTATTTTTAAAGAAGGTGAAGTTGTAGAAAACCAATTTATAATCTTTGTTTTAATACTAACAACAATTACCTTTTTTAAGTTTTCTACTTTTTTTCTTCTTAAAAAATATCGTTCAGATGGAAAAAATTATAGAAATATTGTTCTTTTTGGTGAAAGTAATGTTGCTAAATATGTAGAAAAATTATTTCATGAAAAAAATGATTTAGGCTATCGTTTTTTTGGCTTTTTTTCAGACAAAACATACAAATCAAAAACATATTTAGGTAGTATTAATACCGCATTTAATTACATATTAGAAAATAAAATTGATGAGGTTTACTGCGAATCTTCAATTATTAGCCAACCTCAATTAGTAGAAATTAGAAAATTTGTAACAAAACATAATTTAGAATTAAGAATTATACCAGAGAATAAGGCAATTTATAGTAAAGATTTTATTTTAGAATATTTTGGGACTATACCTATTTTAAAACCAAAACCATTACCATTTGAGCAAATAGAAACACATATATTTAAAAGAATTTTTGATATAGTTTTTTCTTCATTAATATGTATTTTCCTTCTGTCTTGGTTGTTACCATTGGTATGGATTATTATTCGAATAGATTCTAAAGGCCCGTTATTTTTTAAGCAAAAAAGAGATGGGTTAAATGGAGAACAATTTTACTGTTACAAATTAAGATCTATGAAAGTAAATTCAGATGCAGATAAAATTTCGGCATCTAAAAACGATAAAAGAGTTACAAAAGTTGGGCGTTTTTTAAGAAAAACAAGTTTAGATGAGTTGCCACAATTTTTTAATGTGTTAAAAGGAGATATGAGTACTGTTGGTCCAAGACCGCACATTAATATTCAAACTAAAAAATATATAAACGAAGTAGAAAATTATTTGGTAAGAAATTCTGTAAAACCAGGAATTACTGGCCTTGCTCAAATAAGTGGTTATAGAGGAGAAGTTATTAAGAAATCTGATATAGAAAATAGAGTTAGACTAGACATTTTTTACATAGAAAATTGGTCGTTTTTTTTAGATATAAAAATAATAGTGCAAACAGTTTTTAATGTTTTTGTAAAAGAAGAAAAAGCATATTAA
- a CDS encoding response regulator transcription factor — MNKSDIKILLVDDEPDIIEIVGYNLKSEGYQVFTATNGLEAIKAAKKNLPHLILLDIMMPEMDGIEACEKIRKIKSLENVVISFLTARGEDYSQVAGFEAGADDYITKPIKPKVLVSKVKSLLRRLKTEEQSEETFKVGDIVIDRDEYVVYKAGTKISLPRKEFELFSLLTSKPGKVFKREVILDTVWGNEVVVGGRTIDVHIRKLREKIGDDHFKTVKGVGYKFVLEGADK; from the coding sequence ATGAATAAAAGTGATATTAAAATTTTATTGGTCGATGACGAACCAGACATTATAGAAATAGTAGGGTATAACCTTAAAAGTGAAGGTTATCAAGTTTTTACAGCTACTAATGGATTAGAAGCTATTAAAGCCGCTAAAAAAAACCTACCGCATTTAATTTTACTAGATATAATGATGCCAGAAATGGACGGAATTGAAGCTTGTGAGAAAATTAGAAAAATAAAATCTTTAGAAAATGTAGTTATATCTTTTTTAACTGCAAGAGGAGAAGACTACTCTCAAGTAGCTGGTTTTGAAGCAGGTGCAGATGACTATATTACAAAACCAATTAAACCAAAAGTTTTAGTTAGTAAGGTAAAATCTTTATTAAGACGATTAAAAACAGAAGAACAAAGCGAAGAAACTTTTAAAGTTGGTGACATTGTTATAGACAGAGATGAGTATGTGGTTTATAAAGCTGGTACAAAAATTTCTTTACCTAGAAAAGAGTTCGAACTATTTTCTTTACTAACTTCTAAACCTGGTAAAGTTTTTAAAAGAGAAGTAATTTTAGACACTGTTTGGGGAAATGAAGTTGTTGTTGGTGGACGTACAATAGATGTACACATTAGAAAACTTCGTGAAAAAATTGGTGACGATCACTTTAAAACCGTTAAAGGCGTTGGTTATAAATTTGTATTAGAAGGAGCAGATAAATAA